The Cucumis melo cultivar AY chromosome 9, USDA_Cmelo_AY_1.0, whole genome shotgun sequence genome includes the window aGAAATGTGAAAAACAAAATTGAGAAGAAACCAGCAGAAATTTCAAAAACACAAAACTAAAAACGAAAGCATAAcacatattttttattttttgatgaaaatttgtgaaatccgacatcttatatttttttcaaaacaaaatacgGAAATACATTTGAAATGGGTCTAAAATAGAAATTgtgctttttttttatttatttaatttctttccaACAGAAGAACCTAAATAAAATTATTACAAAAATGGTAGAAATTAGAAGAACCTGAAATATTTGGACACATCTTCCTCTTTGAAACAGCTCTCTGCTGGGAATGTTAAGTAAATTTGTCTGGCTGCCGGATTCCCCATTCCTCCGCCCGAAAAATCACTTCTTTCTAGCCGGAATCTCCCTGAGTTGTTCGATTCCTCCCCCATCGATAAACCCGCCACCGCTCTGCATTACCATTTCGTGATTttcaattatcattttattttagaattaccaaattcttaaaatgacattttacatttaaaaaagaaaaaaaaggaaagaaagaaagaaaatgatcaaatacattaattgaaaaaaattactaaaagaaaaagaaagtgacacaaattttcaattttaatttcacTTGAAACTTTAACCAAATAGgttattgttttaattttgtttcgtataagttttcatattaaaaaattttaaaactttattaattttttatgccTAATAAAACTTTattactttaatttaattttatgcgtagtaaataagtaacaatttttaaaatgtcaattaaataaaataatctggaacacaaaattaaaaagttaaagATCCATTATattcaaacacaaattatttGGTTATATGTAATTTCGgctaaaaactaaaataaaaagtagaaaaaaagagaaagaattaagttaaattacaaaatttggAAAGGTATGGACTAAATATgcaattaaacaaaaataaagaattatatatataatttagtaattaaaggaaaagaaatggCGAAAATACGAATACCTTCGCATTTCGTTTTGCTGCTGCTGAAGAAGCATTTCAGAAGCCGCTGTCGGCGAATAAGGAAAAAAGCCATTAACAGATCCCACTCCCATTCTCTGCTGCACACCGGAATTCGACCGGAGAAGAACCACATCATTACACTCTTCAACTATCTCCGTCCTTCCACCGTCACCGGAGTGAAAAAACCTACACCCACTTCCATTCTTACAAAACCCTTTAGCATAGTAAAGGCACGGCCTCCATCCAAGCCCCAAACCCCCATCCTCCGGCCAATTTCCGCCGACCGGACTTGCCGGGGCAGGGTAGAAGAAATCTGGGTTTTCATTAACAGAGCAATCTGTAAGGAAAGAGAGATGATGCTGATGCTGATGCtggtgttgatgttgatgatgatgatcttGAAACTGAAACTCATCTACAAAATCACCTCCTGCTCCAACTCCTCCTCCATTGGTGTTGTAAAAAGGTTTGggattattgttgttattggtAGGTGTGATGAGAAATTCATcatctgggtttggaaaagaaTGATTTGGAAGTGGAATTTCAAGAGATGGGAGATTGAGTTTATGtcttaaagaagaagaagaagatgatgaagtagaagaagaagaagaagaagaagaagaagcagagGAAGGGTTGAAGTTCAATTCATTTCTAGCTTTGAGAATGATGGAATGGAGTAAAGGTTCAGGGCCAAAAGCTAATCTAATCATTTCTTTTTCACTTTGgtcttgaagaagaagaagccccATAATCTTTGAAGCATTTTCAGGGTCAAGATTTTGAAGCCTTGAAAAAACAATTCTTGTTGCTTCATAATCATCCATCATCACCTAAAACAAACTTCAAAAAACAACAAAGTGTGTGTTCGAGTTAAAGCATTTAAGTTTCAAACccaccaacaacaacaataacaacaaaacagagaaaaagaagaagaaaaagggggaAAGTAAAGTATTCTTCTTATGTAGCTTTTGATACTAAAAAAACAAAGGCATAAAAGAGAGAGAATCAAGATGTTAAACTAAAAGCTTCAAAACCCCccaaagagaaagagaagaatgGGGTTTGTTTAGGTAACCCCAAAATGGGTGAACAAAAAATCAGAGAAAAACACCATGAAATCGAGAtccaaaagaaagaagaaataccTGTGAGGGGTAACAATAACAAattagaggaagaagaaaaggaggaagaagagagaaaagaaatgggGGTGTGGTTTTTATTGGGACAGGAGCTTATAGTGGGGATGCTCAGTAGAATTGCTTTCTCCCACTACAGTAGttgtctttttttctctctctctctcccatAAGCTCCTCCCATACCCATGTGAACTAAACAAACAAGGGGATTGGTAAAAGTGAAGGCCATGGAAAGAGAGAAGGAGGAGGGAAGTGGGTTTTGGCTCTTTGGGATGCATATCTCTAATAAGACACAATAAGCTGAGTGtgattgttgttgttttttggTTGGGGTTCAATTATGCTTCATTTCTCCTTGCAAATACGACTCAAACTTTTTCTACTTTCCcaagtaatttttcttttttctcttataTACTTTTGAATTTGGTTCATGcttttttgaaatatttgttGTTGGTCCATATATTTTTAGCAAGGACATATTTATTTGTTGTTGTCATTATTTGTTGTTTTAATTTCATTCATGTACtctcaaaatcttcattttgatctttGTACTTTTAACTTTTTGATTCAGTGATCATATTGATCTCTTaaggataaaataaaaatgaaaatcaaattgCAACAATGGACATTTCTTTTAAAGGACAAAgatcaaaataaatatttcaaaaatagaaaaccaaatttaaaaataatcaaaatgaaCATTTTACAAGTTTAAGAACTAAAATGAACAAAAACTAACCATATACAAACTAAAATAGTATTTAAACCTTATTTTTTATTAGTCAATTGCTTTGATCATTCAGCAAAATTTGTAAcaatttgtaacaatttagtcaaTATACTTTATTAggtaacaatttagtctttGAACTTTAAAATTTGTAACGATTTAATCCTTATCGTAGAAATGAGTgaaattttaacaaaatttcttcgtaaataaatcaataaactaATTAGGGACTTGATaactttataaaatataatgttAACGtcataaaatagtaaaaatggGATGACAAATTTTGATGAAATTTGTTTATGTTGGGGGCTAACTTGTTATGAATTTGAAAGTTCGATGACTAGATTGTTagataacaaagtttaaaaacaAGAGGTGTTTTTTTgacctttttaatttttatttggaaTTAATGGATTTCTACTATAGTTTCCAGATATCTAGCAGAAGAAtgtgaggtttttttttttctttttcccttttttacaaataataaaactcaatgattttttttctcattcatGCTTGTTTTAGATTCTTTTCCATTCAATGAATATTTAAATACATGATATTCATGAATCTTAGATTCTAGAATAGATTTGTATTAAATTTAGGAGTTCTTctctctaaaataaaatataaactgATGTAATAGTTAGTATGTAAAATATAAACTGATAAGTTATAGCATAATTCTCATACAGTCatatataaaaatttgattGTGTAAGTATGTAATGATTTTAAAGACATATTCTTACATCAACAAAAGTGATCACAATAATATTTATatgacattattttttaaattatcaatCGACTCAAAAACTATTTATCataatatttacattatttttaaattattagttGACCTAAAAGCTATTTATCATAATATAATGCTCCCTTCACTTGTGGACTTGAAATACTAAAAAGATCCAACAAATGGAAAAAACATTAATCGGGAATGAAACTAATGTTGCAGGAACTTGAACCCAAAACATCTTGAAAAGTTTGATACTTAAATCACCCGTTGACTAAAAAACTTAAGCTAGTGAGTaggataaatttaatataatatctaatatTATCGTAAACAATATCATATATGTCACACAGTTTTTTTACATCAACTTATGATACTTATAAATTTTCAtctttaatttgaatggaaaaatattttttttgaacaattttaaatcttaatagaaaagtaaaaatatttgatatttaatattaaaaaattattgtaaatgaaaattttccttaaaatattaatagaatatgataaaattttagattttacgACGACAAACAGTGATAGAACTCTATTGGGTACATTAAACTATATTTGAGAATGCAGCCTTGATATTCAAGGATATAGTTAAAATTTATTTCTAACTTACCTAAATTTAATTGGTATATTATTTTGCTACCATGAaatatagtattttttttagaaaaaagaaaaaataattttaaaaagaaaaaagaaaaagaaaaagaaaaagaactttAAAGTCTGACTTTTAATAATTGTGTCTATTTTGTCTAAAGATTAAACAGTTCATAATCGGTACGTTTATAAACTTTTGTCCGTTTAGTTTTTCTGTCTTAAAGCTATTTAGTTTTATCGTGCTTTAAGAAATAATATATACTATCATTTTAAATCTACCATTATCATAATCTTTACAATTATAACAATATGCCATCTTATAATTTTTatcaatagaaaaataaattttttattttaaaaaagataacGATGGTTCTATTTAGATTAAGTGTCAATACGAACATAACTCAACTAACATAAAACTATTGTATTACAAATTTGAAAgtcatatattttattttatcatccCCAAAAGAATGGATTTTGACGCCAACATATAATTAACtaacattttaaaatctaaGATCAAACAACATTTTAAACATTTGTACAAAATTCCTAAGATTCAGATCATTCATATTTGTCGCTCAATCTTTATTTTGATATTACTTGTCCAAGTTAAATCATTATTGATTGACTgcgaaattttgctatatttaaaattattctccatagttttgtcatttaaaataattatcctaTAGTTTATAAAGATATAGTAggataatatattttaattaggaAAATTGGATCgga containing:
- the LOC103501343 gene encoding zinc finger CCCH domain-containing protein 53-like, with protein sequence MMDDYEATRIVFSRLQNLDPENASKIMGLLLLQDQSEKEMIRLAFGPEPLLHSIILKARNELNFNPSSASSSSSSSSSTSSSSSSSLRHKLNLPSLEIPLPNHSFPNPDDEFLITPTNNNNNPKPFYNTNGGGVGAGGDFVDEFQFQDHHHQHQHQHQHQHHLSFLTDCSVNENPDFFYPAPASPVGGNWPEDGGLGLGWRPCLYYAKGFCKNGSGCRFFHSGDGGRTEIVEECNDVVLLRSNSGVQQRMGVGSVNGFFPYSPTAASEMLLQQQQNEMRRAVAGLSMGEESNNSGRFRLERSDFSGGGMGNPAARQIYLTFPAESCFKEEDVSKYFSIYGPVQDVRIPYQQKRMFGFVTFVYAETVKLILAKGNPHFVCDSRVLVKPYKEKGKVPDKFRKQQQMERGDFSPCGPPTGIDSRDLHDLHHGARMYYNSQDMLWRRKLEEQADLQQALELQALRVMSLQLADVKKPLHHHTPLSTCSPIPSPIPSPNPFNQTLFHSIPTNSQLLQENGSSHLPEIRVEPQVMNNFDLTADTDSSNGKETDLQETSLEHNLPDSPFASASYTPSVVEADESDASTDNHSAASSFIPTSNLTAPPFKSFNCQYSSGHGAIGLYANTGGPTCRVGI